In a genomic window of Periophthalmus magnuspinnatus isolate fPerMag1 chromosome 3, fPerMag1.2.pri, whole genome shotgun sequence:
- the LOC117392121 gene encoding RNA guanine-N7 methyltransferase-activating subunit-like protein, protein MAETTEEAQTTEKSEDYEELFAHRFTSEDREYQEYLKRPPDPPPIVENWRGRGGGNHRGRDNRYQDRRGYRGRGWGRDYGGERGWRGEHRGQQQHWHDRDRDRSYSRDRDRGGERSWDRDQERSWDRDRERGFRGGYQSHSQGSNQGYSQRPQYDRY, encoded by the exons ATGGCTGAAACCACAGAGGAGGCTCAGACCACGGAGAAGTCTGAGGACTACGAGGAGTTGTTCGCCCACAGGTTTACCTCAGAAGACCGTGAATACCAGGAATACTTGAAGCGCCCGCCTGACCCGCCTCCTATTGTGGAGAACTGGAGGGGCCGTGGCGGAGGCAACCACAGAGGCAGGGACAACAG ataCCAAGACCGGCGGGGGTACAGAGGTCGTGGTTGGGGCAGAGATTATGGTGGAGAGCGCGGCTGGAGAGGGGAGCACCGGGGGCAGCAGCAGCACTGGCATGACCGCGATAGAGACAGATCTTACAGCAGGGATcgagacagaggtggagagaggtcCTGGGATAGAGACCAAGAGAGGTCCTGGGACAGAGACCGAGAGAGGGGGTTCCGCGGAGGGTATCAGTCCCATTCTCAAGGCTCCAATCAGGGTTACAGCCAGAGGCCACAATACGACCGCTACTAA